In Hippoglossus stenolepis isolate QCI-W04-F060 chromosome 13, HSTE1.2, whole genome shotgun sequence, a single genomic region encodes these proteins:
- the scel gene encoding sciellin isoform X1 yields MSRYTNQTSKVTNLLKDGSWIRKDEEEDEDVDRDPNFGKSILGRYKTSETVVSGGSEVKTTKTISTTTSVNALSKRFSETLEEPKSSTLPSSTSISPYTKRTSSVTEEPKSSTTTRTLSKDGKTTETTITTSQSVSSPVMKSPTMTETFTERVKSSSQGGLYSKITPTRTSKVTETTVTTNKGAEEKLYDTLLPSGIKDDYSSTESKRTISTTQTSIVRSSNDTDALYSTLIPSAIKDDFTDRGLYSKITPTRTSKVTETTVTTDKDAGEKLYDTLLPSGIKDDYSSTDSKRTISTTQTSIVRSSNDTDAEDQLYSTLIPSAIKDDFTDRSSRITRSETVTVESSRGSNSPTLTSPSFTGRLSSYKGYSDDSPTTRTSSYTVSTTPSDPYSSDRQSYSRTDSSYDRSISSPTAYSSSSSSYRSRSRSDDNLGDSTYSRSSTKSLYGSTDRLVLEKDLCTYCRKPFTGDAKMVLDDLKINCHATCFKCEVCNSTLGHMKAGDSMWIYNRMVHCENCFEVTRDKWRR; encoded by the exons ATGAGCAGGTACACGAATCAGACTT CTAAGGTCACCAACCTGCTGAAAGACGGCAGCTGGATCAGaaaagacgaggaagaggatgaagatgtcGA ccGCGACCCAAACTTTGGCAAATCTATTCTGGGCCGTTACAAAACCAGTGAGACTGTTGTGAG TGGAGGCAGTGAAGTAAAAACCACCAAAACCATAAGCACGACAACATCTGTGAATGCTCTCTCCAAGAG ATTCAGTGAAACTCTGGAGGAGCCGAAGAGCAG CACCCTCCCTTCCAGCACGTCCATATCCCCGTACACCAAAAG AACCAGTTCTGTTACAGAGGAACCAAAATCAAG CACCACAACCAGGACCCTCTCCAAGGATGGCAAAACCACTGAgaccaccatcaccacctccCAGAGTGTCAG TTCTCCTGTGATGAAATCTCCCACTATGACTGAGACGTTCACTGAGCGAGTCAAATCCTCAAGccaagg GGGACTTTACTCAAAGATCACACCTACCAGAACTTCAAAAGTGACTGAGACGACTGTTACCACCAATAAGGG TGCGGAGGAGAAACTTTATGACACCCTCCTGCCCTCCGGCATCAAGGATGATTACTCATCTACAGAGAG CAAAAGGACCATCTCCACAACTCAGACTTCGATAGTGAGAAGCAGCAATGACACTGA TGCTCTCTACAGTACACTGATCCCAAGCGCTATCAAGGACGATTTCACAGACAG GGGACTTTACTCAAAGATCACACCTACCAGAACCTCAAAAGTGACTGAGACGACTGTTACCACCGATAAGGA TGCGGGGGAGAAACTTTACGACACCCTCCTGCCCTCCGGCATCAAGGATGATTACTCATCTACAGACAG CAAAAGGACCATCTCCACAACTCAGACTTCGATAGTGAGAAGCAGCAATGACACTGA TGCTGAGGACCAACTCTACAGTACACTGATCCCAAGCGCTATCAAGGACGATTTCACAGACAG AAGTTCCAGGATCACGAGGAGTGAGACTGTCAcagtggagagcagcagagg AAGCAACAGCCCAACTCTGACATCACCATCCTTCACAGGAAGACTAAGCAG TTACAAAGGGTACTCTGACGATTCCCCCACCACCCGCACCTCCTCCTACACCGTCAGCACCACGCCCAG TGACCCATACAGCAGCGACCGTCAATCCTACTCCAGAACAGACAGCAG CTATGACCGCAGCATCAGCAGCCCCACTGCctactcatcatcatcatcatcgtacAGAAGCCGCAG CAGGTCAGATGACAATCTAGGAGATTCAACCTACTCCAGGTCCTCCACCAAGAGTTTGTACGGATCTACTGACAG GCTGGTGCTTGAGAAAGATTTGTGCACTTACTGCCGTAAGCCATTCACTGGAGACGCCAAGATGGTCCTGGATGACCTGAAGATCAACTGCCACGCTACCTGCTTCAAA tgtgaGGTGTGTAACAGCACTCTGGGTCATATGAAGGCCGGGGACAGCATGTGGATCTACAACCGCATGGTGCACTGCGAGAACTGCTTTGAGGTTACCAGAG ATAAATGGCGGCGTTGA
- the scel gene encoding sciellin isoform X3 has translation MSRYTNQTSKVTNLLKDGSWIRKDEEEDEDVDRDPNFGKSILGRYKTSETVVSGGSEVKTTKTISTTTSVNALSKRFSETLEEPKSSTLPSSTSISPYTKRTSSVTEEPKSSTTTRTLSKDGKTTETTITTSQSVSSPVMKSPTMTETFTERVKSSSQGGLYSKITPTRTSKVTETTVTTNKGAEEKLYDTLLPSGIKDDYSSTESKRTISTTQTSIVRSSNDTDTLIPSAIKDDFTDRGLYSKITPTRTSKVTETTVTTDKDAGEKLYDTLLPSGIKDDYSSTDSKRTISTTQTSIVRSSNDTDAEDQLYSTLIPSAIKDDFTDRSSRITRSETVTVESSRGSNSPTLTSPSFTGRLSSYKGYSDDSPTTRTSSYTVSTTPSDPYSSDRQSYSRTDSSYDRSISSPTAYSSSSSSYRSRSRSDDNLGDSTYSRSSTKSLYGSTDRLVLEKDLCTYCRKPFTGDAKMVLDDLKINCHATCFKCEVCNSTLGHMKAGDSMWIYNRMVHCENCFEVTRDKWRR, from the exons ATGAGCAGGTACACGAATCAGACTT CTAAGGTCACCAACCTGCTGAAAGACGGCAGCTGGATCAGaaaagacgaggaagaggatgaagatgtcGA ccGCGACCCAAACTTTGGCAAATCTATTCTGGGCCGTTACAAAACCAGTGAGACTGTTGTGAG TGGAGGCAGTGAAGTAAAAACCACCAAAACCATAAGCACGACAACATCTGTGAATGCTCTCTCCAAGAG ATTCAGTGAAACTCTGGAGGAGCCGAAGAGCAG CACCCTCCCTTCCAGCACGTCCATATCCCCGTACACCAAAAG AACCAGTTCTGTTACAGAGGAACCAAAATCAAG CACCACAACCAGGACCCTCTCCAAGGATGGCAAAACCACTGAgaccaccatcaccacctccCAGAGTGTCAG TTCTCCTGTGATGAAATCTCCCACTATGACTGAGACGTTCACTGAGCGAGTCAAATCCTCAAGccaagg GGGACTTTACTCAAAGATCACACCTACCAGAACTTCAAAAGTGACTGAGACGACTGTTACCACCAATAAGGG TGCGGAGGAGAAACTTTATGACACCCTCCTGCCCTCCGGCATCAAGGATGATTACTCATCTACAGAGAG CAAAAGGACCATCTCCACAACTCAGACTTCGATAGTGAGAAGCAGCAATGACACTGA TACACTGATCCCAAGCGCTATCAAGGACGATTTCACAGACAG GGGACTTTACTCAAAGATCACACCTACCAGAACCTCAAAAGTGACTGAGACGACTGTTACCACCGATAAGGA TGCGGGGGAGAAACTTTACGACACCCTCCTGCCCTCCGGCATCAAGGATGATTACTCATCTACAGACAG CAAAAGGACCATCTCCACAACTCAGACTTCGATAGTGAGAAGCAGCAATGACACTGA TGCTGAGGACCAACTCTACAGTACACTGATCCCAAGCGCTATCAAGGACGATTTCACAGACAG AAGTTCCAGGATCACGAGGAGTGAGACTGTCAcagtggagagcagcagagg AAGCAACAGCCCAACTCTGACATCACCATCCTTCACAGGAAGACTAAGCAG TTACAAAGGGTACTCTGACGATTCCCCCACCACCCGCACCTCCTCCTACACCGTCAGCACCACGCCCAG TGACCCATACAGCAGCGACCGTCAATCCTACTCCAGAACAGACAGCAG CTATGACCGCAGCATCAGCAGCCCCACTGCctactcatcatcatcatcatcgtacAGAAGCCGCAG CAGGTCAGATGACAATCTAGGAGATTCAACCTACTCCAGGTCCTCCACCAAGAGTTTGTACGGATCTACTGACAG GCTGGTGCTTGAGAAAGATTTGTGCACTTACTGCCGTAAGCCATTCACTGGAGACGCCAAGATGGTCCTGGATGACCTGAAGATCAACTGCCACGCTACCTGCTTCAAA tgtgaGGTGTGTAACAGCACTCTGGGTCATATGAAGGCCGGGGACAGCATGTGGATCTACAACCGCATGGTGCACTGCGAGAACTGCTTTGAGGTTACCAGAG ATAAATGGCGGCGTTGA
- the scel gene encoding sciellin isoform X4, whose protein sequence is MSRYTNQTSKVTNLLKDGSWIRKDEEEDEDVDRDPNFGKSILGRYKTSETVVSGGSEVKTTKTISTTTSVNALSKRFSETLEEPKSSTLPSSTSISPYTKRTSSVTEEPKSSTTTRTLSKDGKTTETTITTSQSVSSPVMKSPTMTETFTERVKSSSQGGLYSKITPTRTSKVTETTVTTNKGAEEKLYDTLLPSGIKDDYSSTESKRTISTTQTSIVRSSNDTDALYSTLIPSAIKDDFTDRGLYSKITPTRTSKVTETTVTTDKDAGEKLYDTLLPSGIKDDYSSTDSKRTISTTQTSIVRSSNDTDTLIPSAIKDDFTDRSSRITRSETVTVESSRGSNSPTLTSPSFTGRLSSYKGYSDDSPTTRTSSYTVSTTPSDPYSSDRQSYSRTDSSYDRSISSPTAYSSSSSSYRSRSRSDDNLGDSTYSRSSTKSLYGSTDRLVLEKDLCTYCRKPFTGDAKMVLDDLKINCHATCFKCEVCNSTLGHMKAGDSMWIYNRMVHCENCFEVTRDKWRR, encoded by the exons ATGAGCAGGTACACGAATCAGACTT CTAAGGTCACCAACCTGCTGAAAGACGGCAGCTGGATCAGaaaagacgaggaagaggatgaagatgtcGA ccGCGACCCAAACTTTGGCAAATCTATTCTGGGCCGTTACAAAACCAGTGAGACTGTTGTGAG TGGAGGCAGTGAAGTAAAAACCACCAAAACCATAAGCACGACAACATCTGTGAATGCTCTCTCCAAGAG ATTCAGTGAAACTCTGGAGGAGCCGAAGAGCAG CACCCTCCCTTCCAGCACGTCCATATCCCCGTACACCAAAAG AACCAGTTCTGTTACAGAGGAACCAAAATCAAG CACCACAACCAGGACCCTCTCCAAGGATGGCAAAACCACTGAgaccaccatcaccacctccCAGAGTGTCAG TTCTCCTGTGATGAAATCTCCCACTATGACTGAGACGTTCACTGAGCGAGTCAAATCCTCAAGccaagg GGGACTTTACTCAAAGATCACACCTACCAGAACTTCAAAAGTGACTGAGACGACTGTTACCACCAATAAGGG TGCGGAGGAGAAACTTTATGACACCCTCCTGCCCTCCGGCATCAAGGATGATTACTCATCTACAGAGAG CAAAAGGACCATCTCCACAACTCAGACTTCGATAGTGAGAAGCAGCAATGACACTGA TGCTCTCTACAGTACACTGATCCCAAGCGCTATCAAGGACGATTTCACAGACAG GGGACTTTACTCAAAGATCACACCTACCAGAACCTCAAAAGTGACTGAGACGACTGTTACCACCGATAAGGA TGCGGGGGAGAAACTTTACGACACCCTCCTGCCCTCCGGCATCAAGGATGATTACTCATCTACAGACAG CAAAAGGACCATCTCCACAACTCAGACTTCGATAGTGAGAAGCAGCAATGACACTGA TACACTGATCCCAAGCGCTATCAAGGACGATTTCACAGACAG AAGTTCCAGGATCACGAGGAGTGAGACTGTCAcagtggagagcagcagagg AAGCAACAGCCCAACTCTGACATCACCATCCTTCACAGGAAGACTAAGCAG TTACAAAGGGTACTCTGACGATTCCCCCACCACCCGCACCTCCTCCTACACCGTCAGCACCACGCCCAG TGACCCATACAGCAGCGACCGTCAATCCTACTCCAGAACAGACAGCAG CTATGACCGCAGCATCAGCAGCCCCACTGCctactcatcatcatcatcatcgtacAGAAGCCGCAG CAGGTCAGATGACAATCTAGGAGATTCAACCTACTCCAGGTCCTCCACCAAGAGTTTGTACGGATCTACTGACAG GCTGGTGCTTGAGAAAGATTTGTGCACTTACTGCCGTAAGCCATTCACTGGAGACGCCAAGATGGTCCTGGATGACCTGAAGATCAACTGCCACGCTACCTGCTTCAAA tgtgaGGTGTGTAACAGCACTCTGGGTCATATGAAGGCCGGGGACAGCATGTGGATCTACAACCGCATGGTGCACTGCGAGAACTGCTTTGAGGTTACCAGAG ATAAATGGCGGCGTTGA
- the scel gene encoding sciellin isoform X2, whose translation MSRYTNQTSKVTNLLKDGSWIRKDEEEDEDVDRDPNFGKSILGRYKTSETVVSGGSEVKTTKTISTTTSVNALSKRFSETLEEPKSSTLPSSTSISPYTKRTSSVTEEPKSSTTTRTLSKDGKTTETTITTSQSVSSPVMKSPTMTETFTERVKSSSQGGLYSKITPTRTSKVTETTVTTNKGAEEKLYDTLLPSGIKDDYSSTESKRTISTTQTSIVRSSNDTDALYSTLIPSAIKDDFTDRGLYSKITPTRTSKVTETTVTTDKDAGEKLYDTLLPSGIKDDYSSTDSKRTISTTQTSIVRSSNDTDAEDQLYSTLIPSAIKDDFTDRSSRITRSETVTVESSRGSNSPTLTSPSFTGRLSSYKGYSDDSPTTRTSSYTVSTTPSDPYSSDRQSYSRTDSSYDRSISSPTAYSSSSSSYRSRRSDDNLGDSTYSRSSTKSLYGSTDRLVLEKDLCTYCRKPFTGDAKMVLDDLKINCHATCFKCEVCNSTLGHMKAGDSMWIYNRMVHCENCFEVTRDKWRR comes from the exons ATGAGCAGGTACACGAATCAGACTT CTAAGGTCACCAACCTGCTGAAAGACGGCAGCTGGATCAGaaaagacgaggaagaggatgaagatgtcGA ccGCGACCCAAACTTTGGCAAATCTATTCTGGGCCGTTACAAAACCAGTGAGACTGTTGTGAG TGGAGGCAGTGAAGTAAAAACCACCAAAACCATAAGCACGACAACATCTGTGAATGCTCTCTCCAAGAG ATTCAGTGAAACTCTGGAGGAGCCGAAGAGCAG CACCCTCCCTTCCAGCACGTCCATATCCCCGTACACCAAAAG AACCAGTTCTGTTACAGAGGAACCAAAATCAAG CACCACAACCAGGACCCTCTCCAAGGATGGCAAAACCACTGAgaccaccatcaccacctccCAGAGTGTCAG TTCTCCTGTGATGAAATCTCCCACTATGACTGAGACGTTCACTGAGCGAGTCAAATCCTCAAGccaagg GGGACTTTACTCAAAGATCACACCTACCAGAACTTCAAAAGTGACTGAGACGACTGTTACCACCAATAAGGG TGCGGAGGAGAAACTTTATGACACCCTCCTGCCCTCCGGCATCAAGGATGATTACTCATCTACAGAGAG CAAAAGGACCATCTCCACAACTCAGACTTCGATAGTGAGAAGCAGCAATGACACTGA TGCTCTCTACAGTACACTGATCCCAAGCGCTATCAAGGACGATTTCACAGACAG GGGACTTTACTCAAAGATCACACCTACCAGAACCTCAAAAGTGACTGAGACGACTGTTACCACCGATAAGGA TGCGGGGGAGAAACTTTACGACACCCTCCTGCCCTCCGGCATCAAGGATGATTACTCATCTACAGACAG CAAAAGGACCATCTCCACAACTCAGACTTCGATAGTGAGAAGCAGCAATGACACTGA TGCTGAGGACCAACTCTACAGTACACTGATCCCAAGCGCTATCAAGGACGATTTCACAGACAG AAGTTCCAGGATCACGAGGAGTGAGACTGTCAcagtggagagcagcagagg AAGCAACAGCCCAACTCTGACATCACCATCCTTCACAGGAAGACTAAGCAG TTACAAAGGGTACTCTGACGATTCCCCCACCACCCGCACCTCCTCCTACACCGTCAGCACCACGCCCAG TGACCCATACAGCAGCGACCGTCAATCCTACTCCAGAACAGACAGCAG CTATGACCGCAGCATCAGCAGCCCCACTGCctactcatcatcatcatcatcgtacAGAAGCCGCAG GTCAGATGACAATCTAGGAGATTCAACCTACTCCAGGTCCTCCACCAAGAGTTTGTACGGATCTACTGACAG GCTGGTGCTTGAGAAAGATTTGTGCACTTACTGCCGTAAGCCATTCACTGGAGACGCCAAGATGGTCCTGGATGACCTGAAGATCAACTGCCACGCTACCTGCTTCAAA tgtgaGGTGTGTAACAGCACTCTGGGTCATATGAAGGCCGGGGACAGCATGTGGATCTACAACCGCATGGTGCACTGCGAGAACTGCTTTGAGGTTACCAGAG ATAAATGGCGGCGTTGA
- the scel gene encoding sciellin isoform X6, translated as MSRYTNQTSKVTNLLKDGSWIRKDEEEDEDVDRDPNFGKSILGRYKTSETVVSGGSEVKTTKTISTTTSVNALSKRFSETLEEPKSSTLPSSTSISPYTKRTSSVTEEPKSSTTTRTLSKDGKTTETTITTSQSVSSPVMKSPTMTETFTERVKSSSQGGLYSKITPTRTSKVTETTVTTNKGAEEKLYDTLLPSGIKDDYSSTESKRTISTTQTSIVRSSNDTDALYSTLIPSAIKDDFTDRSSRITRSETVTVESSRGSNSPTLTSPSFTGRLSSYKGYSDDSPTTRTSSYTVSTTPSDPYSSDRQSYSRTDSSYDRSISSPTAYSSSSSSYRSRSRSDDNLGDSTYSRSSTKSLYGSTDRLVLEKDLCTYCRKPFTGDAKMVLDDLKINCHATCFKCEVCNSTLGHMKAGDSMWIYNRMVHCENCFEVTRDKWRR; from the exons ATGAGCAGGTACACGAATCAGACTT CTAAGGTCACCAACCTGCTGAAAGACGGCAGCTGGATCAGaaaagacgaggaagaggatgaagatgtcGA ccGCGACCCAAACTTTGGCAAATCTATTCTGGGCCGTTACAAAACCAGTGAGACTGTTGTGAG TGGAGGCAGTGAAGTAAAAACCACCAAAACCATAAGCACGACAACATCTGTGAATGCTCTCTCCAAGAG ATTCAGTGAAACTCTGGAGGAGCCGAAGAGCAG CACCCTCCCTTCCAGCACGTCCATATCCCCGTACACCAAAAG AACCAGTTCTGTTACAGAGGAACCAAAATCAAG CACCACAACCAGGACCCTCTCCAAGGATGGCAAAACCACTGAgaccaccatcaccacctccCAGAGTGTCAG TTCTCCTGTGATGAAATCTCCCACTATGACTGAGACGTTCACTGAGCGAGTCAAATCCTCAAGccaagg GGGACTTTACTCAAAGATCACACCTACCAGAACTTCAAAAGTGACTGAGACGACTGTTACCACCAATAAGGG TGCGGAGGAGAAACTTTATGACACCCTCCTGCCCTCCGGCATCAAGGATGATTACTCATCTACAGAGAG CAAAAGGACCATCTCCACAACTCAGACTTCGATAGTGAGAAGCAGCAATGACACTGA TGCTCTCTACAGTACACTGATCCCAAGCGCTATCAAGGACGATTTCACAGACAG AAGTTCCAGGATCACGAGGAGTGAGACTGTCAcagtggagagcagcagagg AAGCAACAGCCCAACTCTGACATCACCATCCTTCACAGGAAGACTAAGCAG TTACAAAGGGTACTCTGACGATTCCCCCACCACCCGCACCTCCTCCTACACCGTCAGCACCACGCCCAG TGACCCATACAGCAGCGACCGTCAATCCTACTCCAGAACAGACAGCAG CTATGACCGCAGCATCAGCAGCCCCACTGCctactcatcatcatcatcatcgtacAGAAGCCGCAG CAGGTCAGATGACAATCTAGGAGATTCAACCTACTCCAGGTCCTCCACCAAGAGTTTGTACGGATCTACTGACAG GCTGGTGCTTGAGAAAGATTTGTGCACTTACTGCCGTAAGCCATTCACTGGAGACGCCAAGATGGTCCTGGATGACCTGAAGATCAACTGCCACGCTACCTGCTTCAAA tgtgaGGTGTGTAACAGCACTCTGGGTCATATGAAGGCCGGGGACAGCATGTGGATCTACAACCGCATGGTGCACTGCGAGAACTGCTTTGAGGTTACCAGAG ATAAATGGCGGCGTTGA
- the scel gene encoding sciellin isoform X5 has translation MSRYTNQTSKVTNLLKDGSWIRKDEEEDEDVDRDPNFGKSILGRYKTSETVVSGGSEVKTTKTISTTTSVNALSKRFSETLEEPKSSTLPSSTSISPYTKRTSSVTEEPKSSTTTRTLSKDGKTTETTITTSQSVSSPVMKSPTMTETFTERVKSSSQGGLYSKITPTRTSKVTETTVTTNKGAEEKLYDTLLPSGIKDDYSSTESKRTISTTQTSIVRSSNDTDAEDQLYSTLIPSAIKDDFTDRSSRITRSETVTVESSRGSNSPTLTSPSFTGRLSSYKGYSDDSPTTRTSSYTVSTTPSDPYSSDRQSYSRTDSSYDRSISSPTAYSSSSSSYRSRSRSDDNLGDSTYSRSSTKSLYGSTDRLVLEKDLCTYCRKPFTGDAKMVLDDLKINCHATCFKCEVCNSTLGHMKAGDSMWIYNRMVHCENCFEVTRDKWRR, from the exons ATGAGCAGGTACACGAATCAGACTT CTAAGGTCACCAACCTGCTGAAAGACGGCAGCTGGATCAGaaaagacgaggaagaggatgaagatgtcGA ccGCGACCCAAACTTTGGCAAATCTATTCTGGGCCGTTACAAAACCAGTGAGACTGTTGTGAG TGGAGGCAGTGAAGTAAAAACCACCAAAACCATAAGCACGACAACATCTGTGAATGCTCTCTCCAAGAG ATTCAGTGAAACTCTGGAGGAGCCGAAGAGCAG CACCCTCCCTTCCAGCACGTCCATATCCCCGTACACCAAAAG AACCAGTTCTGTTACAGAGGAACCAAAATCAAG CACCACAACCAGGACCCTCTCCAAGGATGGCAAAACCACTGAgaccaccatcaccacctccCAGAGTGTCAG TTCTCCTGTGATGAAATCTCCCACTATGACTGAGACGTTCACTGAGCGAGTCAAATCCTCAAGccaagg GGGACTTTACTCAAAGATCACACCTACCAGAACTTCAAAAGTGACTGAGACGACTGTTACCACCAATAAGGG TGCGGAGGAGAAACTTTATGACACCCTCCTGCCCTCCGGCATCAAGGATGATTACTCATCTACAGAGAG CAAAAGGACCATCTCCACAACTCAGACTTCGATAGTGAGAAGCAGCAATGACACTGA TGCTGAGGACCAACTCTACAGTACACTGATCCCAAGCGCTATCAAGGACGATTTCACAGACAG AAGTTCCAGGATCACGAGGAGTGAGACTGTCAcagtggagagcagcagagg AAGCAACAGCCCAACTCTGACATCACCATCCTTCACAGGAAGACTAAGCAG TTACAAAGGGTACTCTGACGATTCCCCCACCACCCGCACCTCCTCCTACACCGTCAGCACCACGCCCAG TGACCCATACAGCAGCGACCGTCAATCCTACTCCAGAACAGACAGCAG CTATGACCGCAGCATCAGCAGCCCCACTGCctactcatcatcatcatcatcgtacAGAAGCCGCAG CAGGTCAGATGACAATCTAGGAGATTCAACCTACTCCAGGTCCTCCACCAAGAGTTTGTACGGATCTACTGACAG GCTGGTGCTTGAGAAAGATTTGTGCACTTACTGCCGTAAGCCATTCACTGGAGACGCCAAGATGGTCCTGGATGACCTGAAGATCAACTGCCACGCTACCTGCTTCAAA tgtgaGGTGTGTAACAGCACTCTGGGTCATATGAAGGCCGGGGACAGCATGTGGATCTACAACCGCATGGTGCACTGCGAGAACTGCTTTGAGGTTACCAGAG ATAAATGGCGGCGTTGA